From a single Nicotiana tomentosiformis chromosome 2, ASM39032v3, whole genome shotgun sequence genomic region:
- the LOC138905260 gene encoding uncharacterized protein codes for MGENKINHTHPLFVHPSDTLSSVLIPVQLKESENYGLWWRSMKIALQAKRKLGFVDGKHTQALFPAALHENWKTCNTIVLSWIMNTVSPDLLSGIMYASNAQAVWEDLRERLDKVNRRRIYQLHREIATISRY; via the coding sequence ATGGGGGAAAACAAAATTAATCATACTCATCCGTTGTTCGTGCATCCGTCAGATACTTTGAGCTCAGTGCTAATTCCGGTTCAGCTCAAAGAATCCGAGAACTATGGCTTGTGGTGGAGATCGATGAAGATTGCACTTCAAGCCAAGCGAAAGCTAGGGTTCGTTGATGGTAAACACACCCAGGCCTTATTTCCGGCAGCATTGCATGAGAATTGGAAAACTTGTAACACTATAGTCCTTTCATGGATTATGAATACTGTATCACCAGATCTACTCAGTGGGATAATGTATGCATCGAATGCCCAAGCTGTATGGGAGGATCTTCGTGAAAGGCTTGACAAAGTCAATCGAAGGAGGATCTATCAGCTACATAGGGAAATTGCAACAATATCAAGGTACTGA